In Mytilus edulis chromosome 13, xbMytEdul2.2, whole genome shotgun sequence, a single window of DNA contains:
- the LOC139502328 gene encoding uncharacterized protein, with amino-acid sequence MISGSKDSSQDDHFDMERRFSDQSSDTANTSDSRRSSDTTPRNQDIEVPQHSYSWPLVQNKMPQLLKTWSPSSTDSDIPLNRQSLSEKSAPMLRKFIRQMKNQFDKAGKENDELRCKVDGLDSREIPGRNDSDVSSLPIMHLEIERLTQELSVKNEEIRKLKSSIGFAVDSMDLNDVPNLTDLQNENLKLKVQLGNLEELNMLLKKQIALNSQSAITEGFNPELIVQMANEIRNLKTQLDNVGARHEKSNVSCQTAPWSDAIITNGQIENKSQKRNSKIPQIQKPAPMNTNSSDRDSPDILKSLLMEARGRLQALEGKLEATEGTVRLARGRSQALKGTLEATEGTVRLQTKKMKYYRNLLEENGLVFKSPLGSRSNSESNIVMALGGRNLCKNNRTLSYDNIPELLVDSQTESSESDFSEKYKSYGNTNNVSELKDQVRQLKIAMDKYKAVIK; translated from the coding sequence ATGATTTCAGGATCCAAGGATAGTTCACAGGATGACCATTTTGACATGGAAAGAAGATTCAGTGACCAGTCCAGTGATACTGCTAATACTTCTGACTCCAGACGGTCAAGTGACACCACTCCACGTAATCAAGATATTGAAGTTCCACAACATTCCTACTCTTGGCCATTGGTCCAAAATAAAATGCCACAGCTTCTGAAAACCTGGTCGCCATCATCAACAGATTCTGATATTCCTTTGAATCGTCAGAGCTTGTCGGAAAAGTCTGCACCTATGTTGAGAAAGTTTATTCGtcaaatgaaaaatcagtttGACAAAGCTGGGAAAGAAAATGATGAATTACGCTGTAAAGTAGATGGTTTGGATAGTCGAGAGATTCCAGGTAGAAATGATAGTGATGTAAGTAGTTTACCCATAATGCATTTGGAAATAGAAAGACTGACACAGGAATTAAGTGTGAAAAATGAAGAAATCAGGAAACTCAAATCGAGCATAGGCTTTGCTGTTGATAGTATGGACTTGAATGATGTACCAAATTTAACAGACTTGCAAAATGAAAACTTGAAATTGAAAGTACAACTTGGTAATCTTGAAGAATTGAATATGCTTCTTAAAAAGCAGATTGCTTTAAATTCACAAAGTGCTATCACTGAAGGTTTTAATCCTGAGCTTATAGTGCAAATGGCAAATGAGATTAGAAATCTTAAGACCCAGTTGGACAATGTAGGTGCAAGACATGAAAAATCCAATGTTTCGTGCCAAACTGCACCCTGGAGTGATGCAATTATAACAAATGGTCAGATTGAAAACAAAAGTCAGAAGAGGAATTCTAAAATTCCGCAAATACAAAAGCCTGCACCAATGAATACTAACTCTTCTGATAGAGATAGTCCAGATATTCTCAAAAGTCTTTTGATGGAAGCTAGAGGCAGATTGCAAGCCCTAGAGGGCAAACTAGAAGCTACTGAGGGCACTGTTAGACTAGCTAGAGGCAGATCGCAAGCCCTAAAGGGCACACTAGAAGCTACTGAGGGCACTGTTAGACTTCAGACCAAAAAGATGAAATATTATCGTAACTTATTAGAAGAAAATGGACTAGTATTTAAGAGTCCTCTAGGAAGTCGCTCAAACAGTGAATCAAACATTGTCATGGCTCTTGGAGGTAGAAACTTGTGTAAGAATAACCGGACTCTTTCTTACGATAACATTCCTGAATTACTGGTGGACTCACAGACAGAATCTTCAGAGTCTGATTTCTCAGAAAAATACAAAAGTTACGGAAATACAAATAATGTTTCTGAGTTGAAGGACCAGGTCAGACAATTGAAGATAGCCATGGATAAATATAAAgctgtaataaaataa